The Camelus bactrianus isolate YW-2024 breed Bactrian camel chromosome 12, ASM4877302v1, whole genome shotgun sequence genome includes a window with the following:
- the SMAGP gene encoding small cell adhesion glycoprotein, with protein sequence MTSLPTTPSPGEELMATPVLQATETLSPEAEASTALIAVVITVVFLTLLSVVILIFFYLYKNKGSYVTYEPAEGEPGAVLQMESDSAKGREKEEYFI encoded by the exons ATGACTAGCCTCCCAACCACGCCATCTCCAGGAG AAGAACTGATGGCCACCCCAGTTCTACAGGCCACTGAGACCCTGTCCCCAGAAGCTGAAGCCAGCACAGCACTCATTGCAG TTGTTATCACCGTGGTCTTCCTCACCCTGCTCTCAGTCGTGATCTTGATCTTCTTTTACCTGTACAAGAACAAAGGCAGCTACGTCACCTACGAACCTGCAGAAGGCGAGCCTGGCGCCGTCCTCCAGATGGagagtgactcagccaagggtaGGGAAAAGGAGGAATATTTCATCTAA
- the DAZAP2 gene encoding DAZ-associated protein 2 isoform X2 yields the protein MNSKGQYPTQPTYPVQPPGNPVYPQTLHLPQAPPYTDAPPAYSELYRPSFVHPGAATVPTMSAAFPGASLYLPMAQSVAVGPLGSTIPMAYYPVGPIYPPASSPWMPSQCCSAGSHAGSQCPRNSAEGKLLHGWLRWWLHHLVKNQGHLCAGKDITYLQHFSQCNCFSHINLKLQFRHMLLGCLSGAQTFRHFSNLIRNHVMVAVPP from the exons ATGAACAGCAAAG GTCAATATCCAACGCAGCCAACCTACCCTGTGCAGCCTCCTGGGAATCCTGTATACCCCCAGACCTTGCACCTTCCTCAGGCTCCACCCTATACTGATGCTCCACCTGCCTACTCAGAG CTCTATCGTCCGAGCTTTGTGCACCCAGGGgctgccacagtccccaccatgTCAGCTGCATTTCCTGGCGCCTCACTGTATCTCCCAATGGCCCAGTCTGTGGCTGTCGGACCGTTAGGTTCCACAATCCCCATGGCTTATTATCCAGTTGGTCCCATCTATCCACCTG CCTCCTCCCCCTGGATGCCCTCCCAATGCTGCTCAGCTGGCAGTCATGCAGGGAGCCAATGTCCTCGTAACTCAGCGGAAGGGAAACTTCTTCATGGGTGGCTCAGATGGTGGCTACACCATCTGGTGAAGAACCAAGGCCACCTCTGTGCCGGGAAAGACATCACATACCTTCAGCACTTCTCACAATGTAACTGCTTTAGTCATATTAACCTGAAGTTGCAGTTTAGACACATGTTGTTGGGGTGTCTTTCTGGTGCCCAAACTTTCAGGCACTTTTCAAACTTAATAAGGAACCATGTAATGGTAGCAGTACCTCCCTAA
- the DAZAP2 gene encoding DAZ-associated protein 2 isoform X1 — protein MNSKGQYPTQPTYPVQPPGNPVYPQTLHLPQAPPYTDAPPAYSELYRPSFVHPGAATVPTMSAAFPGASLYLPMAQSVAVGPLGSTIPMAYYPVGPIYPPGSTVLVEGGYDAGARFGAGATAGNIPPPPPGCPPNAAQLAVMQGANVLVTQRKGNFFMGGSDGGYTIW, from the exons ATGAACAGCAAAG GTCAATATCCAACGCAGCCAACCTACCCTGTGCAGCCTCCTGGGAATCCTGTATACCCCCAGACCTTGCACCTTCCTCAGGCTCCACCCTATACTGATGCTCCACCTGCCTACTCAGAG CTCTATCGTCCGAGCTTTGTGCACCCAGGGgctgccacagtccccaccatgTCAGCTGCATTTCCTGGCGCCTCACTGTATCTCCCAATGGCCCAGTCTGTGGCTGTCGGACCGTTAGGTTCCACAATCCCCATGGCTTATTATCCAGTTGGTCCCATCTATCCACCTGGTTCAACAGTGCTGGTGGAAGGAGGGTATGATGCAGGTGCCAGATTTGGAGCTGGCGCTACTGCTGGCAACATTCCT CCTCCTCCCCCTGGATGCCCTCCCAATGCTGCTCAGCTGGCAGTCATGCAGGGAGCCAATGTCCTCGTAACTCAGCGGAAGGGAAACTTCTTCATGGGTGGCTCAGATGGTGGCTACACCATCTGGTGA